The following proteins are co-located in the Solanum pennellii chromosome 8, SPENNV200 genome:
- the LOC107027179 gene encoding protein DETOXIFICATION 21-like — MVDYLNERLIKNGEDEEEKERGNNYNNIIVEKKEKLKDRILHENKKLWVVAAPAIFTRFSTFGVNIISLAFIGHIGATELAAYALIFTVLLRFCIGILLGMASGLETLCGQSYGAKQYHMLGLHLQRSFIVLTITTTLLLPLFLFTTPILKALGQENDIAQVAGVVSLWFIPVAYAYVVSFACQMYLQAQSKNIVIAYLAAITLIIHAFLSWLLTIKYKFGLNGAMISTILAYWIPNIGQLVYVMGGWCKDTWTGFSFLAFKDLWPVVKLSLSSGVMLCVELWYNSILVLLTGNFKNAEVQIDALSICLNINGWELMIALGFMSAACVRVANELGRGSSKAAKFSIMTIVLISSAIGFILSLFFFFLRGRLAFVFTKSLEVTKEVDRLSPLLAFSVLLNSVQPVLSGVAVGAGWQTIVAYVNIICYYLVGIPVGVMLGYFLQLQVTGVWMGMLIGTLVQTIALVIITTKTDWDEQVRLTQQRVKGWAIEDDNNVTSQGA; from the exons ATGGTTGATTATCTAAATGAGAGGCTGATTAAAAATGGAgaggatgaagaagaaaaagaaagaggaaataattataataatattattgtggaaaaaaaagagaaattgaaggaTAGGATATtacatgaaaataagaaattatggGTAGTGGCAGCTCCAGCTATATTTACAAGATTTTCAACATTTGGAGTAAATATTATAAGTTTAGCTTTTATTGGTCATATTGGAGCTACTGAACTTGCAGCTTATGCATTAATTTTCACTGTCCTCCTCAGATTTTGCATTGGCATCCTT CTAGGTATGGCAAGTGGACTAGAGACACTATGTGGTCAATCATATGGAGCAAAACAATATCATATGCTTGGTTTACATCTTCAAAGATCATTTATTGTCTTAACAATTACCACAACACTTCTACTCCCATTATTTCTATTTACAACTCCAATTTTAAAAGCATTAGGCCAAGAGAATGACATAGCACAAGTTGCTGGAGTTGTTTCACTTTGGTTCATCCCAGTGGCATATGCATATGTTGTATCATTTGCTTGCCAAATGTATCTTCAAGCACAAAGCAAGAACATAGTTATTGCATACTTAGCTGCAATTACACTAATAATCCATGCATTTTTGTCTTGGCTTTTGACAATTAAGTACAAATTTGGGCTAAATGGTGCTATGATATCAACTATTTTGGCATATTGGATACCTAATATTGGACAATTAGTGTATGTTATGGGTGGATGGTGTAAAGATACTTGGACTGGCTTCTCATTCTTGGCTTTCAAGGATTTGTGGCCTGTTGTCAAACTCTCTCTATCATCAGGTGTCATGCTATG TGTTGAGCTTTGGTACAACAGTATACTTGTTCTTCTGACTGGAAATTTCAAAAATGCTGAGGTCCAAATTGATGCCCTTTCTATATG CCTTAACATCAATGGTTGGGAATTGATGATAGCTCTTGGCTTCATGAGTGCAGCATG TGTAAGAGTAGCAAATGAGTTGGGAAGAGGAAGTTCAAAGGCAGCAAAATTCTCAATTATGACAATAGTCTTAATATCTTCTGCCATTGGATTCATCCTAtcattattcttcttcttcctaaGGGGACGTTTGGCTTTTGTTTTCACAAAAAGTCTAGAAGTAACAAAAGAAGTAGATAGATTATCTCCTCTCTTGGCCTTTTCAGTTCTATTGAATAGTGTTCAACCTGTACTTTCTG GTGTGGCTGTTGGGGCAGGGTGGCAGACCATTGTGGCCTAtgttaatattatatgttattacTTGGTGGGAATTCCTGTGGGAGTAATGCTTGGCTATTTTCTACAGTTACAAGTTACA GGAGTTTGGATGGGAATGTTGATTGGCACACTTGTTCAAACTATTGCACTAGTTATAATCACTACCAAAACTGATTGGGATGAACAG GTGAGACTCACTCAACAACGAGTTAAAGGATGGGCAATAGAAGATGACAATAACGTTACCTCACAAGGAGCTTAA
- the LOC107028135 gene encoding protein ENHANCED PSEUDOMONAS SUSCEPTIBILTY 1-like, whose product MEEIQVVSTCLVRASSSSNSQNVNLNIEITPWDLQFLLVDTIQKGLLFHKPKKENIDNLKKSLSHTLHFFPPLAGRFSIVKNSNDDTISLFINCNNAGVEFIHANASKLSVSMIIDSTYVPNIIHSLFPLNNIRNFEGVTKPLFGVQITELVDGCFIGCTMNHTLGDGTCFWHFFNSWAEISRGRKIISRVPILERYFPEKINVPIHFPMNLDDEKLFEKIEIPTLVKRVFHLSKENIRRLKNKANDEMSINSISSLQAYLAHLWRCVTRCRKIDDGEEVFIGILIGARSRLNPPLLEGYFGNAVHIKKVKTSARELLENGLGWVAMQINKMVASQNSKEVIKMYKGWIENPIIFNKTRVFVDETRLSIGSSTRFNIYGNDFGWGKPIGVRSGMANIRDGGITLFQGANEGSVDIEVCMCPHTLQAMENDQEFMEIYGN is encoded by the exons ATGGAAGAAATTCAAGTTGTCTCCACTTGTTTAGTTAgagcatcatcatcatcaaactCACAAAATGTTAACCTAAATATTGAAATAACACCATGGGATTTACAATTCCTCCTTGTTGACACTATCCAAAAAGGTCTACTTTTCCacaaaccaaaaaaagaaaatattgacaacTTAAAAAAATCCCTATCTCACACCTTACATTTTTTTCCACCCTTAGCCGGTCGATTTTCGATCGTTAAAAATTCAAACGATGATACAATTTCTCTCTTTATAAATTGTAACAACGCTGGTGTGGAATTTATCCACGCCAACGCTTCAAAATTAAGTGTATCGATGATTATTGATTCTACTTACGTACCAAATATTATTCACTCTTTATTTCCATTGAATAATATTCGAAATTTCGAAGGTGTTACTAAGCCTTTATTTGGGGTTCAAATAACTGAGCTTGTTGATGGTTGTTTTATTGGATGTACTATGAATCATACATTAGGTGATGGGACTTGTTTTTGGCATTTCTTTAATTCTTGGGCTGAAATTTCTCGTGGACGTAAAATTATTTCTAGAGTTCCAATTTTAGAGCGTTATTTTCCggagaaaataaatgttccAATTCATTTTCCCATGAATTTGGACGATGAGAAATTATTCGAAAAAATCGAAATTCCAACGTTGGTGAAAAGGGTATTTCATCTTagtaaagaaaatattagaAGACTAAAGAATAAGGCCAATGATGAAATGAGTATTAACTCGATTTCTTCTTTGCAAGCTTACTTGGCTCATCTATGGCGATGTGTTACGCGATGTCGCAAGATTGATGATGGTGAAGAAGTTTTTATCGGTattctcatag GCGCAAGGTCAAGACTAAACCCTCCTCTACTAGAAGGATATTTTGGAAATGCAGTTCATATCAAGAAAGTAAAGACAAGTGCAAGGGAACTACTAGAAAATGGACTAGGATGGGTTGCAATGCAAATAAATAAGATGGTTGCTTCTCAAAACTCTAAAGAAGTGATCAAAATGTACAAAGGATGGATTGAAAAtccaattatatttaataagacTAGAGTCTTTGTAGATGAAACTAGATTGAGTATTGGTAGTTCTACAAGGTTTAATATTTATGGTAATGATTTTGGTTGGGGAAAACCAATTGGTGTGAGGAGTGGAATGGCAAATATAAGAGATGGAGGAATTACTTTATTTCAAGGTGCAAATGAAGGAAGTGTAGATATTGAAGTTTGTATGTGTCCACATACTTTGCAAGCAATGGAGAATGATCAAGAATTTATGGAGATATATGGTAACTAA